In one window of Maribacter sp. BPC-D8 DNA:
- a CDS encoding toxin-antitoxin system YwqK family antitoxin, with product MKKILIIAVMALSFGAYAQVDPTFEKDGEKVKATYFHANGEKSQEGFFLNEKLEGEWKMFNEKGDKIAMGNYDKGVRTGKWLFWEGDVKSEVSFDNNRIASVSKAKAKDPVVTNK from the coding sequence ATGAAAAAAATACTAATTATAGCCGTAATGGCATTGTCTTTCGGAGCTTACGCTCAAGTTGATCCTACTTTTGAAAAAGATGGTGAGAAAGTAAAAGCAACCTACTTTCATGCAAACGGAGAAAAGTCTCAAGAAGGTTTCTTTTTAAATGAGAAGTTAGAAGGGGAGTGGAAAATGTTCAATGAAAAAGGAGATAAAATTGCTATGGGTAATTATGATAAGGGTGTAAGAACCGGTAAGTGGTTATTTTGGGAAGGTGATGTAAAAAGTGAAGTAAGTTTTGACAATAACAGAATCGCTAGTGTTTCTAAAGCAAAAGCTAAAGATCCTGTTGTAACGAATAAATAA
- the aspS gene encoding aspartate--tRNA ligase, translating to MYRSHSCGELRESHIGQTVTLSGWVAKTRDKGFVVWVDLRDRYGITQLVLDEDRTNAELLEQARNLGREFVIQIKGEVIERSSKNANIPTGNIEVLVSELTILNESKTPPFTIENETDGGEDLRMKYRYLDIRRNPVKNNLIFRSKVTMEVRKFLSGEGFIEVETPYLIKSTPEGARDFVVPSRMNEGQFYALPQSPQTFKQLLMVGGMDKYFQIVKCFRDEDLRADRQPEFTQIDCEMAFVEQEDILNVFENLTKYLLKEVNGVEIDSFPRMTYDDAMSKYGNDKPDIRFGMEFAELNSVTQHKEFGVFNSAELVVGIAVPDTASYTRKELDALVNWVKRPQVGANGMVYVKCNEDGSFKSTVDKFYDQDDLAKWAAATGAKPGDLICVLSGDANKTRTQLSALRMEMATRLGLRKPNEFAPLWVVDFPLLELDEETGHYHAMHHPFTSPKPGQLELLDTDPGAVRANAYDLVLNGNEIGGGSIRIHDKDMQATMFKHLGFTPEEAKAQFGFLMDAFQYGAPPHGGLAFGLDRLVAILGGQETIRDFIAFPKNNSGRDVMIDAPAPIDNAQLKELSLKLDIDLK from the coding sequence ATGTATAGAAGCCATTCCTGCGGGGAGTTAAGAGAATCACATATTGGCCAAACGGTTACCCTATCTGGTTGGGTAGCAAAAACAAGAGATAAAGGTTTCGTAGTTTGGGTAGATTTAAGGGATCGCTATGGTATTACACAACTAGTACTTGATGAAGACCGCACAAATGCCGAGCTATTAGAGCAGGCAAGAAATTTAGGTAGAGAATTTGTTATTCAAATAAAGGGTGAGGTTATTGAAAGATCTTCTAAAAACGCCAACATCCCAACCGGTAATATAGAAGTTTTAGTTTCTGAACTTACTATTTTGAACGAATCTAAGACTCCGCCTTTCACAATCGAGAACGAAACAGATGGTGGTGAAGATCTTCGTATGAAATACAGGTATTTAGACATCCGTAGAAACCCTGTAAAAAACAATCTTATTTTTAGAAGTAAGGTAACTATGGAGGTTCGTAAGTTTTTATCGGGCGAAGGCTTTATAGAGGTGGAGACTCCGTATTTAATAAAATCTACACCTGAAGGTGCTAGAGATTTCGTTGTACCAAGTCGTATGAACGAAGGGCAGTTTTATGCCTTACCACAATCGCCACAAACATTTAAGCAGTTGCTTATGGTTGGTGGTATGGACAAATACTTTCAGATTGTAAAGTGTTTTAGAGATGAAGATTTACGTGCCGACAGACAGCCAGAATTTACACAGATAGATTGTGAAATGGCTTTTGTTGAGCAAGAAGATATACTTAACGTATTCGAAAACTTAACCAAGTACCTTTTAAAAGAAGTGAACGGTGTTGAGATCGATTCGTTCCCTAGAATGACTTATGATGATGCCATGTCTAAATATGGTAACGATAAGCCAGATATTCGTTTTGGAATGGAATTCGCTGAATTAAATAGTGTTACCCAGCATAAAGAATTCGGAGTATTTAATTCGGCAGAGCTAGTAGTAGGTATTGCCGTACCAGATACTGCCTCATATACTAGAAAAGAATTAGATGCTTTAGTAAACTGGGTGAAACGCCCGCAAGTTGGTGCTAACGGAATGGTTTACGTAAAATGTAATGAAGACGGAAGCTTTAAATCTACCGTAGATAAATTCTACGACCAAGACGATTTAGCAAAATGGGCAGCAGCAACTGGTGCCAAACCAGGTGATCTTATCTGTGTACTTTCTGGTGATGCCAATAAAACAAGAACACAATTAAGTGCCTTGAGAATGGAAATGGCAACGAGATTAGGTTTAAGAAAACCAAATGAATTTGCACCATTATGGGTTGTTGATTTCCCATTATTAGAGCTTGATGAAGAAACTGGGCATTATCATGCCATGCACCACCCATTTACTTCTCCAAAACCAGGTCAGTTAGAATTATTAGATACTGATCCAGGTGCAGTACGTGCAAATGCATACGATTTGGTATTGAACGGAAACGAAATAGGCGGTGGATCTATTCGTATTCACGATAAAGATATGCAAGCAACAATGTTTAAGCATTTAGGTTTTACACCTGAAGAGGCAAAAGCACAATTCGGATTTCTAATGGATGCTTTCCAATACGGCGCACCACCACATGGCGGATTAGCATTTGGTTTGGATAGACTTGTAGCTATTTTAGGCGGACAAGAAACCATCAGAGATTTTATTGCATTCCCTAAAAACAACAGTGGTCGCGATGTAATGATTGATGCACCTGCACCGATTGATAATGCTCAATTGAAAGAATTGAGTTTGAAGTTGGATATAGATTTGAAATAA
- a CDS encoding chloride channel protein, giving the protein MPIQRNNILKSIYKWRYKHISQKTFIYILSVIVGLLAGLASVTLKNITYFIEASLEKGIIFSSNQLYFILPIIGLTLVYLYVKFIHKEKLKHAVSSILFSLSRNKANIDAKQMYTQLIIAPLTVGFGGSVGLLGPAVATGAALSSNLGKLFHINSKTRSLLIACASAGAISSIFQSPIAAIIFAVEVFSLDLTMISMLPLLLASISGVLTSYFFMGNENLFNFSITEPFEVKDTLFYILLGVGTAIASIYFTKMYFGIINLFKPLKSPKYRLLVGGLAIGIMLYTIPPLYGEGFSFINDLLIGDHIKALGKTPFDAYIGNIWVVIALLVGITIFKAVAMTTTLAAGGAGGIFIPTMVMGSALGNVVAKLINNSGLGFSVSESNFTLIGMAGLIAGVQHAPLTAIFLIAEITGGYALFVPLMITASISYIITKNTVDYTIYTRELAESGDLLTHNKDHAVLTIMNIDMVIETNFKIVHPDMTLGEMLHDSVAKSTRNIFPVVDVNHMFLGIILLDDIREFMFDTKLYDTTKVETFTHKAPDHIYYGLDSMQIVMQKFQDSGAWNLPVVKNGKYMGFVSKSKLLTAYRRELIKFTK; this is encoded by the coding sequence ATGCCCATCCAAAGGAATAACATTTTAAAAAGCATTTACAAATGGAGATATAAACATATCTCTCAAAAAACCTTCATTTACATCTTAAGTGTAATCGTTGGTCTATTGGCTGGTTTGGCATCTGTTACCCTAAAAAACATCACTTATTTTATTGAAGCATCTCTTGAAAAAGGGATTATTTTCTCAAGCAATCAGCTCTATTTCATTCTGCCTATTATTGGTCTTACGTTGGTATATCTTTATGTAAAATTCATTCATAAAGAGAAATTAAAGCATGCTGTTTCTTCTATTCTATTTTCCTTATCAAGAAACAAGGCAAATATTGATGCCAAGCAGATGTACACCCAACTTATTATTGCGCCGTTAACCGTAGGGTTTGGTGGATCTGTAGGGCTATTAGGTCCGGCAGTGGCAACAGGCGCAGCATTAAGCTCTAATTTAGGTAAGCTTTTTCATATAAATTCTAAAACGCGGTCTTTACTAATTGCCTGTGCATCGGCAGGTGCGATTTCTTCTATATTTCAATCTCCGATTGCCGCTATCATTTTTGCTGTAGAAGTATTTAGTTTAGACTTGACCATGATATCGATGTTACCCTTATTACTGGCTTCGATAAGCGGTGTACTTACCTCCTACTTTTTTATGGGGAACGAGAATCTTTTCAATTTCTCGATTACAGAACCATTTGAGGTTAAAGACACCTTGTTTTACATTCTATTAGGGGTAGGCACGGCTATAGCCTCAATTTACTTTACAAAAATGTACTTTGGTATTATTAATCTTTTTAAGCCCTTAAAGAGTCCTAAATATCGATTACTCGTTGGTGGTCTTGCTATAGGTATAATGCTATATACGATTCCTCCACTGTATGGTGAAGGTTTTTCCTTTATCAACGACCTTTTAATTGGTGATCATATTAAAGCTTTGGGTAAAACGCCTTTTGATGCTTATATTGGTAATATTTGGGTTGTAATTGCACTTTTGGTCGGCATTACTATTTTCAAAGCGGTTGCGATGACCACTACTTTGGCTGCCGGTGGTGCTGGTGGTATTTTCATACCAACAATGGTAATGGGTAGTGCCTTGGGCAACGTAGTAGCAAAACTGATCAATAATTCCGGATTAGGATTTTCGGTATCCGAAAGTAACTTCACCCTTATAGGCATGGCGGGTCTTATTGCGGGTGTGCAACATGCACCGTTGACCGCAATTTTCCTTATTGCTGAAATAACAGGAGGCTACGCACTTTTTGTCCCACTAATGATTACCGCTTCCATATCATACATCATCACCAAAAACACCGTAGATTATACAATTTACACTAGAGAATTAGCAGAAAGTGGCGATTTATTGACACACAATAAAGATCACGCTGTACTTACCATTATGAATATTGATATGGTTATAGAAACCAACTTTAAAATCGTACACCCAGATATGACTTTGGGTGAAATGCTACACGATTCGGTTGCTAAATCAACACGAAATATTTTTCCTGTAGTAGATGTAAATCACATGTTTTTGGGTATTATTTTATTAGATGATATAAGGGAATTCATGTTCGACACCAAATTGTACGACACTACAAAAGTGGAAACATTTACCCATAAAGCACCCGATCACATTTATTATGGCCTGGACAGCATGCAAATTGTAATGCAAAAATTTCAAGATAGCGGTGCTTGGAATTTACCCGTAGTTAAAAACGGAAAATACATGGGGTTTGTTTCTAAATCAAAACTATTAACCGCTTATAGAAGAGAGCTTATAAAATTTACCAAGTAA
- a CDS encoding nucleoside deaminase produces MVLPYDDTYFMKKALQEAEYALEAGEVPVGAVIVVQDRIIARTHNLTEKLNDVTAHAEMQAITSAANFLGGKYLKDCTLYVTLEPCQMCAGALYWSQIGKIVYGATDEQRGCGVMGTTLHPKTKISGGILADEASSLLLQFFAKKRK; encoded by the coding sequence ATGGTTTTACCTTACGATGATACTTATTTTATGAAAAAGGCACTTCAAGAAGCAGAATATGCACTTGAAGCTGGTGAAGTGCCTGTAGGTGCAGTTATTGTAGTGCAAGACAGGATTATTGCAAGAACTCATAATTTAACCGAAAAATTGAATGATGTTACGGCACATGCCGAAATGCAGGCTATTACTTCTGCAGCTAATTTTCTAGGTGGTAAGTATTTAAAAGATTGTACGTTGTATGTAACTTTAGAGCCGTGTCAAATGTGTGCTGGCGCGTTGTATTGGAGCCAGATTGGGAAGATTGTATATGGCGCTACAGATGAACAGCGAGGTTGCGGAGTTATGGGAACTACACTTCACCCTAAAACTAAAATATCTGGTGGTATTCTCGCAGATGAAGCTTCTAGTTTATTGCTTCAGTTTTTTGCAAAGAAAAGAAAATAG
- a CDS encoding efflux RND transporter permease subunit: MSKVQKNADKEFGLSSWSIDNPSVIYVMIAIFLWLGFSAYMAMPREDFPEIIETKIYISTPYPGNTAEDIEKLITDPLEDRLKNISNVVEVTSTSQEDYAILTVEFDEEITVEQAKQKVKDEVDSEKASEDWPTFNGAKVEPNVFDLNFSEEVPIMNINFTGDYPVEKLKEFAEYLQDEVEDLPEIKQADIRGAQDLEVEVGVDIYKMMAAKISFQDVISAISNGNMTMSAGNLKTVGQRRTIRILGEVEDPKELNNFVVKSENGAVYLKDIATVNFQAKDKTTYAREFGNNVVMLDVKKRAGRNSISAADKIKELVKKEKADYFPPDLNISIANDSSTRTLNQVDDLVNNIIFGIILVVTVLMFFLGFRNALFVGFAIPMSMFMSFVILSWLGYTLNTMILFGMIMGLGMLVDNGIVVVENVYRLMDEGLSRTEAAKKGIGEIAYPIIISTATTVAAFVPLGLWPGIFGQFMIYFPITLSVVLGSSLFVAIFMNSMLVSKFMSTDEKELTLKQLIRMSVILGGLGALILVFGGAMRGLGSVLILTGIMFWAYKYIIKGSAIRFQKRTMARFENWYERRLKHALKGGNVYWYFGITFLMLIGVFMLFGMSVGSGRTKIEFFPDNKPNEIYVYVEYPEGTSIEKTNEITKEVENQVYAIMNDDMYKNEKGENFMMASAVSVVGEGAGNPLTDGGSSAEMPHKGKVTVNFSEYKFRNGLNTEDIRGRVQAALQGIYPGVAISVEKDANGPPAGFPINIELEGNDYDELINTAEDIKNFINTKNIAGIEELKIDVNKGKPAMQVIVDREKAGELGVAVGQVGNQLRRSIFGEKAGVYKEDGEDYDINIRFNEDLRYNKSALFNQNIIFRDPSNGQIKEIPISAVATEKNTSGFSAIKHRDGKRVVTIYSGLKPGFTDAGAIVAEIQNEMGSFDGAPATVKIDYTGQLEEQAKQQTFLVGAFFSGLGLIMLILIFQFGGISKPLIIMIAIFLSFIGVFGGIMITGWSFVIMMTMMGIISLAGIVVNNGVVLLDYTQILVDRKKIRLGMEDSDLLTIEDATDSMIVGGKARLRPVILTAITTVLGLIPLAIGLNIDFFALFSEFNPHIYIGGDNVIFWGPLAWTVIFGLIVATFLTLIIVPVLFNIVYRIKIKFSSFGGNSNEENKELEHVA; this comes from the coding sequence ATGAGCAAAGTACAAAAGAACGCCGATAAGGAATTCGGTTTATCGTCTTGGTCCATTGATAACCCCTCGGTTATTTATGTGATGATTGCCATTTTTCTTTGGTTGGGATTCAGCGCCTATATGGCGATGCCAAGAGAAGATTTTCCTGAAATTATAGAGACCAAAATCTACATTAGCACACCCTACCCAGGTAACACTGCTGAAGATATTGAAAAACTGATTACAGATCCTTTAGAGGATCGGTTAAAGAACATTAGTAACGTAGTAGAAGTTACCTCAACTTCTCAAGAAGATTACGCTATTTTAACCGTTGAGTTCGATGAAGAAATTACTGTAGAACAGGCAAAGCAAAAAGTAAAAGATGAAGTAGATAGTGAAAAAGCGAGTGAAGACTGGCCTACTTTTAACGGTGCTAAAGTAGAACCGAATGTGTTCGACCTGAATTTCTCAGAAGAAGTGCCTATTATGAATATCAATTTTACAGGAGATTACCCTGTAGAAAAGTTGAAAGAGTTTGCTGAATATTTACAAGATGAAGTAGAAGACTTACCAGAAATTAAACAAGCAGATATACGTGGTGCACAAGATTTAGAAGTTGAAGTCGGTGTCGACATTTACAAAATGATGGCTGCAAAAATTAGCTTTCAAGATGTGATCAGTGCTATTAGTAATGGTAATATGACGATGTCTGCCGGTAACTTAAAAACTGTTGGACAAAGACGTACCATTCGTATTCTAGGCGAAGTAGAAGATCCTAAAGAACTGAACAATTTTGTGGTTAAGTCTGAAAACGGTGCTGTTTACTTAAAGGATATTGCTACGGTTAACTTTCAAGCAAAAGACAAAACTACCTATGCTCGAGAATTCGGGAATAATGTAGTAATGCTCGATGTTAAAAAGAGAGCCGGTAGAAACTCCATTTCTGCAGCAGATAAAATAAAGGAATTGGTAAAAAAGGAGAAAGCCGATTACTTTCCGCCAGACTTAAATATTTCTATTGCAAATGATTCTTCTACTAGAACACTGAATCAGGTTGATGACTTAGTAAACAACATCATCTTCGGTATTATACTCGTAGTAACTGTTTTAATGTTCTTCTTAGGCTTTAGAAATGCATTATTTGTAGGTTTCGCGATACCAATGTCTATGTTTATGTCATTTGTAATATTATCATGGCTAGGTTATACCTTAAATACGATGATCCTTTTCGGAATGATTATGGGGCTTGGTATGTTAGTAGATAACGGTATTGTAGTAGTTGAAAATGTATACCGATTAATGGATGAAGGTTTGTCAAGAACCGAAGCTGCTAAAAAAGGTATTGGTGAAATTGCCTACCCTATCATTATATCAACCGCTACTACTGTAGCAGCGTTTGTACCATTAGGACTTTGGCCTGGTATTTTTGGGCAGTTTATGATCTACTTCCCTATTACACTTTCTGTAGTATTGGGCTCGTCATTATTCGTGGCAATTTTCATGAACTCTATGTTGGTTTCTAAATTTATGAGCACCGATGAAAAAGAACTGACCTTAAAACAATTAATTAGAATGAGTGTTATTCTAGGTGGTCTAGGAGCATTAATACTAGTTTTTGGTGGCGCTATGCGTGGTTTAGGTTCTGTATTAATATTAACCGGAATAATGTTCTGGGCTTATAAATACATTATTAAAGGCTCAGCTATTAGATTTCAAAAGAGAACCATGGCTCGTTTTGAAAATTGGTATGAGCGTCGTTTAAAACATGCCTTAAAAGGTGGCAATGTATACTGGTATTTTGGTATCACTTTTTTAATGTTGATCGGTGTATTCATGCTATTTGGTATGTCTGTTGGTAGTGGTAGAACTAAAATTGAATTCTTCCCTGATAACAAACCAAATGAAATCTATGTGTATGTAGAATACCCAGAAGGTACTTCTATTGAAAAGACCAACGAGATTACCAAAGAGGTAGAAAACCAAGTGTACGCTATCATGAATGATGATATGTACAAGAATGAAAAGGGTGAAAACTTTATGATGGCATCTGCTGTATCAGTAGTTGGTGAAGGCGCAGGTAATCCGCTTACCGACGGTGGTTCGTCTGCCGAAATGCCTCACAAGGGTAAGGTAACCGTAAACTTTAGCGAGTATAAATTTCGTAATGGTTTAAATACCGAAGATATTCGTGGTCGTGTACAAGCCGCATTACAGGGTATTTATCCTGGTGTTGCCATATCGGTAGAGAAAGATGCCAATGGTCCGCCAGCAGGTTTTCCTATTAATATTGAACTTGAGGGTAATGATTATGATGAACTGATCAATACTGCTGAAGACATTAAAAACTTCATCAATACTAAAAACATTGCTGGTATTGAAGAATTGAAAATTGATGTAAACAAAGGCAAACCAGCTATGCAAGTAATTGTGGATCGCGAAAAAGCGGGTGAATTAGGTGTTGCCGTTGGTCAAGTCGGTAATCAGTTAAGACGTTCTATTTTTGGTGAAAAAGCAGGTGTTTATAAAGAAGACGGTGAAGATTATGATATCAACATCCGATTCAATGAAGATTTGAGATACAATAAAAGTGCGCTATTCAATCAGAATATCATTTTTAGAGACCCTTCTAACGGACAGATTAAGGAGATTCCGATTTCTGCTGTAGCAACCGAGAAAAACACATCAGGCTTTAGTGCTATTAAACACCGCGATGGTAAACGTGTAGTTACTATTTATTCGGGATTAAAACCTGGCTTTACAGATGCAGGTGCAATTGTTGCTGAAATTCAAAATGAGATGGGAAGTTTTGACGGAGCTCCCGCAACCGTAAAAATTGATTATACAGGTCAATTAGAAGAGCAAGCAAAGCAACAAACTTTCTTAGTAGGTGCTTTTTTCTCTGGATTAGGATTGATTATGCTTATTCTAATCTTCCAATTTGGTGGTATTTCGAAACCATTAATTATTATGATTGCAATTTTCTTAAGCTTTATCGGTGTATTTGGAGGAATAATGATCACCGGATGGTCTTTCGTAATTATGATGACTATGATGGGTATTATCTCACTTGCAGGTATTGTGGTGAATAACGGAGTGGTACTCCTCGATTACACCCAAATTCTGGTCGACCGTAAAAAGATAAGACTTGGTATGGAAGACAGTGATTTGTTGACAATTGAAGATGCGACCGATTCTATGATTGTTGGTGGTAAGGCAAGATTACGACCGGTAATATTAACTGCCATTACAACCGTATTAGGATTGATTCCGCTAGCGATCGGATTAAACATTGATTTCTTTGCGCTATTCTCAGAGTTTAATCCACATATTTATATTGGTGGTGATAACGTGATTTTCTGGGGACCATTAGCATGGACGGTAATCTTCGGATTAATCGTTGCGACCTTCTTAACCCTAATAATTGTACCGGTACTATTCAATATAGTATACCGTATAAAAATAAAGTTTAGCAGTTTTGGCGGAAATAGTAATGAAGAAAATAAAGAATTAGAACATGTAGCTTAA
- a CDS encoding cold-shock protein: protein MIGTVKFYNESKGYGFITNEETGKDIFVHATSLHGTELREGDKVSYEEEEGKKGTVAGQVQVL from the coding sequence ATGATTGGTACCGTCAAATTTTACAATGAATCTAAGGGTTATGGATTTATAACCAATGAAGAAACTGGGAAAGATATTTTTGTTCACGCCACCTCTTTACACGGCACCGAACTTAGAGAAGGTGATAAAGTGAGCTATGAGGAGGAAGAAGGAAAAAAAGGTACAGTTGCCGGACAAGTACAGGTACTTTAA
- a CDS encoding efflux RND transporter periplasmic adaptor subunit: MKKILILLIATIGIYSCGGGEQSVADIIAQQNLEAIRAKKNDITSQQKLIDAQLKSLDSAIAVLGNEEKLPLVNTLTAKKELFNHYLELQGDVSTKQNVLIYPEMAGTLQRVYVKEGDKVSRGQVLATIDDGGMSSQVSQMKSQAALAKTTFERQERLWNQNIGSEIQYLQAKTNYEAAENMVSQTQSQLGKSTIRAPFSGIIDNVIKDQGTVVAPGPGSEVFRIVNLSDMYIEVEVPESYLGSVAKGKEALVYFPVLGDSIITKIRQTGNFINPSNRSFEVEIPVPNKEGKIKPNLSAKVAINDYTSEDAILIPTSIISENADGEQYVFVAEEPNADGEALVKRSVIITGKTQGANIEVLSGLADGNQIIKEGARSVKDGQKVKIKK; the protein is encoded by the coding sequence ATGAAAAAAATACTAATTTTATTAATTGCGACCATTGGCATATACTCATGTGGCGGTGGTGAGCAATCGGTAGCAGATATTATAGCGCAGCAAAATCTAGAGGCAATAAGAGCTAAGAAAAATGATATTACCTCACAACAAAAACTGATTGATGCACAACTAAAATCTTTAGATTCTGCAATAGCCGTTTTGGGTAATGAAGAGAAATTACCATTGGTAAATACATTGACAGCTAAAAAAGAGCTATTTAATCACTACTTAGAATTACAGGGTGATGTATCTACTAAACAAAATGTATTGATATACCCAGAAATGGCAGGTACCCTACAAAGAGTATATGTTAAAGAAGGTGACAAGGTTTCTAGAGGGCAGGTATTAGCAACCATTGACGATGGCGGTATGTCTAGCCAAGTAAGTCAAATGAAATCTCAAGCTGCTTTGGCAAAAACTACTTTTGAGCGTCAAGAGCGTTTATGGAACCAGAATATAGGTTCAGAAATTCAATATTTACAAGCTAAAACCAATTATGAAGCTGCAGAAAATATGGTTTCTCAAACGCAGAGCCAGTTGGGAAAATCAACCATAAGAGCACCTTTCTCTGGTATTATTGACAATGTAATTAAAGATCAAGGTACTGTAGTTGCCCCTGGTCCAGGTTCAGAGGTATTTCGTATCGTAAATCTATCTGATATGTATATTGAGGTAGAAGTACCAGAATCATATTTAGGTAGTGTCGCAAAAGGTAAAGAGGCTTTGGTATATTTTCCAGTATTAGGTGATAGCATCATTACTAAAATTAGACAAACAGGCAACTTTATCAATCCTTCGAATAGATCTTTCGAAGTTGAAATACCTGTACCAAATAAAGAAGGTAAGATTAAACCGAATCTTTCTGCTAAAGTCGCTATTAACGACTATACAAGTGAAGATGCTATATTAATACCAACTAGTATAATTTCAGAAAATGCAGATGGCGAGCAGTATGTATTCGTTGCAGAAGAGCCGAATGCAGATGGTGAGGCTTTGGTAAAAAGAAGCGTAATTATTACTGGTAAAACACAAGGTGCGAATATTGAAGTATTATCTGGTTTAGCAGATGGCAACCAAATTATTAAAGAAGGTGCTAGAAGTGTAAAAGATGGTCAAAAAGTAAAAATCAAAAAATAA